GTGATTGTTGGATACATATCGTTATAAGTGGTATATAACCACGTGACCGACATGACATTCTAAAAAGGAAATCCATTAGTGAGAATAAGCTTTGCCCTTAATTGGAATTTCGGGCAATCCATGCCTTAAGACAACGACAAAGCCAACAACGATCAACCGAGCATCAGATAGCCCAGCCCACAAGGACCCCCATATGATAGCAATTACTATAGCGGAAATGCTCTTTAGAGCTTGGGCTCCATGGAGCCCCGGTTTGACTTGATCAAAATTCAAATTTTCACGtttcaaatttttttgaaaaaaatacacACATACTTAGAGACATAAAGcatatgtgtgtaaattttcaggacgaaACACCTTAAAATGAGTGCTACACAAAAAGAACAAATCTGAGGCTTTTTAGTAGATGCACTATTCATTCTCAAAGTCCATGAATTTATCTTTTTTACACAGATCGCATTTCAGGGTATTTCATCCTCAAATTTTACATACATAACATCCTTGTTTACTCGTatgattttttcagatttttttaaaactgaaaagtgtgaattttgattttttttcagaaaatccggcctccatggaggccgagctccaaaacgCCCTACTCTTTACTATAGCTCACTCAAAGTTCGTTGATTGTCTCAAGAAAAAACTCAAAGTTCGATGCACAGACCTCTATTTGACGCATATGTCGCTATATAGCGACCTCGCGCATACTCCTCTTCCCTCCCTCCTCTCCCACACGCGACTAGCAAGTGTATGAATCGACGTGTTCTAGTTTTTTCCACCAgatttgggaaggttctagaacctgtCCTGAACTGGTTTTTCTCAAAAATAAATCTAGTTTTCCTTTCTTCCAtcttttctgtttttcctttttctcttctgtttcaccttttttttcttttttttccttttttcatgtacgtttttactttccttttttcttttttcttttttttctttcatgaATATCTttcaaattcctgaacattttggAAATAGTGAACTGTtttaaatcatgattttttttgaattcatgaactatttttgaaatcatgaatgttttttgaaattatgaacattttccaaattcttGAATATTTTTTGCAATCATGTTCATCGTGTATTAAAAATGTTTTGTATAAAAATGTTTATATGATGTATTGAAAATATTCCTTGGGTATCTGAAAAATTGCTCATTGTGTAATGTTCACCAAGTATTTCAAAATGTTTTATCATGTACTCCAAAATCTTCATCATGTATATTTTAAAAAAATAGTTATGCAATGGGTAGTTATGCGTCGCGACATGCCCAGCCTCTGAACATTCATTGTCATTGTCTTTGGTGGGCACATATCCCACCCACCTGCTAGATTCACTTTGTCCTATGGTGGATAGCTGAGAGGTGTGATTTTCGAAAGATCCGTTGCCTAGTTGGTGTTTTAAACACACTTCATTCCGAGGTGGAAACCTTCTGGCCTGTGTCGGTAGGGCTCAACAGATGCGGATTTGTgtcgctgtcgtatttgaagacgttGTCTTAGTGATGAGGACGGCGGGAAGGCTTATCCGTTTTCTCAAGTTGTTGCTGTTGAAGATGTCGAGGTAGTTTTAGTTGTTTTACATCCATATCTTGCAATGGTTATGTGGTAGCTGTTTTTCGTATGTACTTCATTTTTTGATGACTTTGACATTGTTGCTTTGCATTAACTTAAATAAAAGATGGTTGTGCTTATTATTtgattgatttatttattttctttttttgccgGGAGTGTATCAATTAATGTAGAGGTAAGGGGTTCCAACCTCCTTACTGGTTGTGTGTTTTAGGTTTACATCTAACGTCTCACCGAGATTGGAATTAGGCGTGATTGAAGCTGGTACGCTGCAAGGCTCGGATCTCCGAGGCAGTTTTTACAAGTTTTTTTACAGCTGGCTACTGAACTTaacccccctcaaaaaaaaaacttaACCGTGGGTCCCAAGAGGCGAGTAGCCACGACTATTTTGGCATCTCCAACGGCACAAggacagaaaaagaaaagatggtcATAATTATCTACGCAAAAGGAAGGTCAAGGGCTCAGCGAGTTATTGCCAGTTAATCCAGCAGCAGCGATGAACATGTGCTTCTTCTGCCACTCGTTGAAATAACAAACATGGACGATGAACTGTCGGCAGATTCTTCTCCCGCTTGTTGCACCGACAAAACGGAGAAGTATGCAGGCGCAAGGCCGCCACACCTTCGCTGGGTATGCTTGATGGTGCTGGCCGTGTACTCGCTGACCATAATGTATAGCACGTGCCAGGATTCCATACAAACGGTATTAAGAAGAAGCAACTGTAGCTGTCAGATTAGTTAAGCTAGCTTAATCAGTACCGTACTACAGTACTAGTTTACGCCTCTGATTAGTTTAGTTATAAGGATGGGCCATTCCCAGGTATGTAGACCCCAGGCAGCAGCTTCTAGTCAAATGTGATTAAGCTAGTTAATCCATGGCCGACAAGGTTTTGTCTGATGCGAGAGCTGGCGATTATGCCTTGCTACTTTTGCTGGATTCCCTTCCTTTCTCGCTTAAAAAGAGGTGGTTTGGTCCTATCTAATCGAATTACAAATTGACAGTTTTTCTGCCAAAATAACCGCAGGAGCCGGGCAGTTAGAAAACTGACGACATTACGACAGATTGCAAACGCATAGTGCTAATCATTAGACATGGTTGCTACTTATACACGCATGGCGCCAAAAAGAATTTTGCACTTATCATCGTTAATACTACATCTGTTCCTAAAAATAAAACGTTAGCAGTTCAATGTCACATTGTcctagctagtaacatagcgcactccaagaaaattttgcttatgtggcaagtaattaataagAGGTGGTAACGTAGTAATATGTTACTGTAGCATAGCGTttttcaagacaagatgagtctacaagctaataaatgaagccatctaagatactactattatgttactttgcattatgaaggtactgtagtaatttaggctagtgtcatatgcatgacactagtctaagttactccccactatgaccagcctaaatgATGTGCATAAATGAGGGGGAAAATGGTCACACATGCAGCAGGCCATTTCTAAATTATACTAGTACTTACTAATGTACAGAACAGCGCACACATGGGAATAATATCAAAGCAAAAAAACCATCGGTTAACCAacaatgcaaaacaaaaaacatacaCTCTGTTTTCTATAAACGAAATTGGGCGACGTGTGAAGACCGTACCAAGGATGTGACATGGTAGCTAGCGTCGGTGTTAAGATGGCCATGTTCTCAGAACTCATAACATAGTGTTATACTGTCTACTGAAGTTTTTGGTGTGTCTATTAAGTTTGAAATCCCCGTTGAGTGACTCTTAGTACCAACATTTGTGCAAGTGGTTGTTGTGCTTTTGATTGACTAGACCACCTGATGGGGTTTCACATATGATAGAGTGCTAGCTGTACTCCTTTCTTAGGAACCAAAGCCGCCTAGTGCttagaaggggggccaatatatgctGGACAATCCGAAAAACAAGAAATAACGCTTGTTTTGATCGAATATttcctaatgatccatcttttgtggTTTTCTGTGTTTGATTTTTAAATCTTGGAGCATATTGCAGAAAAAGCAAAGACAGAAGCGTAACTAAAGCTGGGGTGCTAAGGATCAAGAAGGTGTTGCCCGAAGCCTTCTCGTTCAAGGCCTTTGGGGCATCATAGCTTAAGCTCCCGGAAGATCTGTGTTAGTTTAAATAACAGTTTTCTGATGTGTTTGCTGACTGACTCTGCCTGCATCCAGTAGTGCTTTAGAGTGTCTGCCTTTTCTACTTGCCTGCATCCAGTAGTGCTTTAGAGTGTCTGCTTTTTTCTACTTGTCTAGCAGGTTTGGCTGTTTGGCATGTGCGCCATTCCTTTGTTTTATGATACATTGATACCTCCTTCGTTccgaaatagatgactcaactttgtacaaaattagtataaagttgagttatCTATTTTGGAACGGGGAAGTACTTTGTAGAACATGTCGCGGTTTCTCTAATGAAAATCAACGACGAGGCTCGTTGTCTTCACCAACATGTCGGTAAGTTTCTATTCACTTCGGTAAAATATAAATCGACCAATATAGTACCAACCTTTTCCTATATATGTATTTTCCACCAAAAAAGAAAATGTGAACTCCTTTGCCGCGGATGTACATGTACAAACGGTCTCTGTCGTCACAGGCATGTACAAACCCAAGCTACTGTTGCCGGAGATGGTCGAGCGCGAGCGCGAGCGTCGGCGCGAACCTTTGGACGTCGACGCGCACGTTCTGCTTGCCAAGGTAGTACTCGGCGACCTTGTCCCACCCGCTCCGGTGGACGGAATCCGGATCCTTGATCGCGGGGTGGTCAGGCCCCAGCGTCTCCAGCAGCGTGCTCTCCTCCACGGAGATGCTGTACTCGAGGTACCGGAGCCCCATGTTGGCCGCGGGGTCGCCGAATTCCCTCTGCGCCATCGGCTCCAGCTTGCCGTAGGGCACCACCTGGATCACCACCGCCCCCGGCGGCAGGAACGCCGAGTTGGTCAGCCCGGCGCCGTGCACGCCGAGCAGCACGTCGAACGAGTTCACGGAGAGGGCCAGCTCTTTGACGCGCACGTTAAACCGCGGGTCCGCGATGGTCACCTCGAACCCGGCCTTCTCGGCCGCCTTGACAATCTCCGGCACGTTGACGAGCTTCCGGTAGTGGCCCCGGTCGAGCAGCATCAGCCgcggcttcttcatcttcttcccgtCCACCGGCGGGCTGCTCTTCTTATTAGTCAGGCGGATGGGAGCGGCGCGCGGCAGGGAGTAGGTCTCGCGGAGGAAGGCGGTGAAGTTGagcatggagagcgggacgccgccGGGGACCAGCTCGGGCACGATGTTGAACTCCTTGTGCATGTTGAGGCCCACGGTGACGTGCCGGAAGCACCGGACCTGATCGTCGTGGTCGAGGTCGAGGACGTCGTACTTTGTCAGCCGCCGCACGACGGCCTCGTACTTGCCGAGCCACCAGGGCTGGATGTTGCCGGCCAGGAGCTGGACCTCGCCGCCGTACCGGCGCGACGCCACGAAGAGCGGCACGAGCGCGTCGCTGAAGTCGTGGAAGTAGTTGCCCAGGTGGCCGCCGAGCGCGAGCACGATGGCCGGGACACGGTGCGTGACCGTGCACGCGGGCGCCGGGGACAGCGCGGACGTCGAGTCGAGCTGCGTCACCGTGACGTTGGGGATGCCAGTCATGTTGAAGCGGGCGTAGGCCTGGATGCTCCACTCCCGGCGCTCTGGTCGGGACGTCGCCGGCACCAGGGTGACGGTGTGGGCCGTGCCGTTGGTCCGGACGTCGCCGAAGACGTCGCAGGTGTAGGAGTAGGGGCTCGCGCTGCACACCACCTTGCCGTTGTCTGCTCAACACAAAAGGCACCGGGGTTTGTCAGTTTCACTGATCATTGAGCATTTTATTGATCAAGTGAAATTAATTGATATGTGCCATGCAAATGAATCAAGTCTTAAACTGCATTTCTGTTCCTTCATCTAATTGATTTGCACGTGCATATTATATCTTGGCTGATGATGTTAACCATCCGGTCTAATTTTGATTCCATGTTGTGCGCGTATCTTAAAATGAGGGCATTAGACAACTCAATACATCGACTTAGCTACACAAGAATCTTTAGGTGATCTATGCACAAATTTATATCCTTTTCATGAAGAAGCAaaaacatactccctctgtccaaaaATAAGTTGTGACACTTATTTTAGAACAAAGGGAGTGTATTCCAAAGTTTGTGCTCCGCCTCTCTACTTTGATAAATCAGTAGCCCCAAGCCTAGTAACAACGTTCCTGCAATTGcctcttaggccttgtacaatgctagaCGCTTAGGAAGGTGCTTCGAGAAATAAACCGGCTTTTTCgtagcaccggtgcctatttttaTAGGAGAGACGTCTAATTAAACGCAtgtcctgtacaaataagcaccacTGTTTAAAGAAAGCCTGGTTTATTTttcaagcaccttgcattgtacaaggccttagaaaGGAAAACAACAAGAGTTCATTGGTTAAGCTAGCTTAGCCCAGACGTAACCCATTGTTAGCTCCGCAAGGGACGGAGCTGCCTGGACTGGGTCAGCTGACCCCAATGACTTTTATAGATCCTTCACTAC
The Triticum dicoccoides isolate Atlit2015 ecotype Zavitan chromosome 3A, WEW_v2.0, whole genome shotgun sequence genome window above contains:
- the LOC119266679 gene encoding beta-1,2-xylosyltransferase XYXT1-like isoform X2; this encodes MVSVDAKQAAPAAGGRAQRHLNLCFVAGFLLVLLTYLVVSQQFAVTSPVAAVPTTPPHRKHQAVKSPGAGEAGFTQGGREGEGKAEARPAHEQQQQTGPPKAEGRARGVGKTDDDGAAKPFDNGKVVCSASPYSYTCDVFGDVRTNGTAHTVTLVPATSRPERREWSIQAYARFNMTGIPNVTVTQLDSTSALSPAPACTVTHRVPAIVLALGGHLGNYFHDFSDALVPLFVASRRYGGEVQLLAGNIQPWWLGKYEAVVRRLTKYDVLDLDHDDQVRCFRHVTVGLNMHKEFNIVPELVPGGVPLSMLNFTAFLRETYSLPRAAPIRLTNKKSSPPVDGKKMKKPRLMLLDRGHYRKLVNVPEIVKAAEKAGFEVTIADPRFNVRVKELALSVNSFDVLLGVHGAGLTNSAFLPPGAVVIQVVPYGKLEPMAQREFGDPAANMGLRYLEYSISVEESTLLETLGPDHPAIKDPDSVHRSGWDKVAEYYLGKQNVRVDVQRFAPTLALALDHLRQQ
- the LOC119266679 gene encoding beta-1,2-xylosyltransferase XYXT1-like isoform X4; amino-acid sequence: MVSVDAKQAAPAAGGRAQRHLNLCFVAGFLLVLLTYLVVSQQFAVTSPVAVPTTPPHRKHQAVKSPGAGEAGFTQGGREGEGKAEARPAHEQQQQTGPPKAEGRARGVGKTDDDGAAKPFDNGKVVCSASPYSYTCDVFGDVRTNGTAHTVTLVPATSRPERREWSIQAYARFNMTGIPNVTVTQLDSTSALSPAPACTVTHRVPAIVLALGGHLGNYFHDFSDALVPLFVASRRYGGEVQLLAGNIQPWWLGKYEAVVRRLTKYDVLDLDHDDQVRCFRHVTVGLNMHKEFNIVPELVPGGVPLSMLNFTAFLRETYSLPRAAPIRLTNKKSSPPVDGKKMKKPRLMLLDRGHYRKLVNVPEIVKAAEKAGFEVTIADPRFNVRVKELALSVNSFDVLLGVHGAGLTNSAFLPPGAVVIQVVPYGKLEPMAQREFGDPAANMGLRYLEYSISVEESTLLETLGPDHPAIKDPDSVHRSGWDKVAEYYLGKQNVRVDVQRFAPTLALALDHLRQQ
- the LOC119266679 gene encoding beta-1,2-xylosyltransferase XYXT1-like isoform X1, with the protein product MVSVDAKQAAPAAGGRAQRHLNLCFVAGFLLVLLTYLVVSQQFAVTSPVAAVPTTPPHRKHQAVKSPGAGEAGFTQGGREGEGKAEARPAHEQQQQTAGPPKAEGRARGVGKTDDDGAAKPFDNGKVVCSASPYSYTCDVFGDVRTNGTAHTVTLVPATSRPERREWSIQAYARFNMTGIPNVTVTQLDSTSALSPAPACTVTHRVPAIVLALGGHLGNYFHDFSDALVPLFVASRRYGGEVQLLAGNIQPWWLGKYEAVVRRLTKYDVLDLDHDDQVRCFRHVTVGLNMHKEFNIVPELVPGGVPLSMLNFTAFLRETYSLPRAAPIRLTNKKSSPPVDGKKMKKPRLMLLDRGHYRKLVNVPEIVKAAEKAGFEVTIADPRFNVRVKELALSVNSFDVLLGVHGAGLTNSAFLPPGAVVIQVVPYGKLEPMAQREFGDPAANMGLRYLEYSISVEESTLLETLGPDHPAIKDPDSVHRSGWDKVAEYYLGKQNVRVDVQRFAPTLALALDHLRQQ
- the LOC119266679 gene encoding beta-1,2-xylosyltransferase XYXT1-like isoform X3, which codes for MVSVDAKQAAPAAGGRAQRHLNLCFVAGFLLVLLTYLVVSQQFAVTSPVAVPTTPPHRKHQAVKSPGAGEAGFTQGGREGEGKAEARPAHEQQQQTAGPPKAEGRARGVGKTDDDGAAKPFDNGKVVCSASPYSYTCDVFGDVRTNGTAHTVTLVPATSRPERREWSIQAYARFNMTGIPNVTVTQLDSTSALSPAPACTVTHRVPAIVLALGGHLGNYFHDFSDALVPLFVASRRYGGEVQLLAGNIQPWWLGKYEAVVRRLTKYDVLDLDHDDQVRCFRHVTVGLNMHKEFNIVPELVPGGVPLSMLNFTAFLRETYSLPRAAPIRLTNKKSSPPVDGKKMKKPRLMLLDRGHYRKLVNVPEIVKAAEKAGFEVTIADPRFNVRVKELALSVNSFDVLLGVHGAGLTNSAFLPPGAVVIQVVPYGKLEPMAQREFGDPAANMGLRYLEYSISVEESTLLETLGPDHPAIKDPDSVHRSGWDKVAEYYLGKQNVRVDVQRFAPTLALALDHLRQQ